The genomic window CCAAGAGGGGACCCCGGGACCGAGTTTGAGAAACCTGCTGTACAGCAAAACACACTGGAGATGAAAGCAGCCGATCCTGACTGATTAAAGCCATAGAATAACATGTAGAACAGCTATGACCTCAAGGACCCTGGAGCTCCAAGCCAGCGTCactgttcccctctaatcagggcctgatttagacctgggacaccaggtgggtgattcccctctaatcagggcctgatttagacctgggacaccaggtgggtgattcccctctaatcagggactgatttagacctgggacaccaggtgggtgatccccctctaatcaggaactgatttagacctgggacaccaggtgggtgattcccctctaatcagggcctgatttagacctgggacaccaggtgggtgattcccctctaatcagggactgatttagacctgggacaccaggtgggtgattcccctctaatcagggcctgatttagacctgggacaccaggtgggtgattcccctctaatcagggactgatttagacctgggacaccaggtgggtgattcccctctaatcagggtctgatttagacctgggacaccaggtgggcaattccccctctaatcagggcctgatttagacctgtaATGAATGATAAAAGGTATGAGAGCAGCAGGGTCAGAGCTGCTCTAAGGTGTCTACGTAGTAATCACTGAGTCAGTCAACCTGCTGTAAAAACCTTTATATCGTCTGTCCAACGGGCCCGTTCATCCACACACCTTCAGATACAATTCTAAATCAACACCTGGAGTGTCCACGCGTTCCAAAAACAAAATCATTAAAAACACAGAAAAACCAAAAGAGAAAATAACGACCCGACTAATTGAAAACCTCCTGGGTTCTGTCCATCTGTCTATGAGACCAGTTTGGGCAGCACGGTGCGGAGGGGTACGGACCCTGCTGAGTCTCCCATCATGTTAGCTCTCAGTTTGTTGTGATTTGCCGCTGCGCCGCTCCCTCCTTTAGCCGGCAGGATGGACGGGAACGAGGTAGAGTGGTGTTCCGTCGCTCCCTTCTTCTCCCCGGCGGCGGGGGCCAGGGGTTTAGGCAGACGTCGATACAGCCAGGGGTGTCTGAGGGCCTGACTAGGGGTCAGTCTGCTGGAAGGGTCCCAATCTAGACACCTTTTAATAAAGTCCGTGAAGGTGAGATCTTCACATCCCTTCAGGGCCGCGCTCCACTCTTTACTAGCCGGAGGACCCCGGAGCTTCCCCCTGCGCGATCGGGAGCCTGTGAAAACCGTGGCCCCGCTGGGCAAGGTGTTAGCCCCGCAGTAGCGCGGGTGGCCCTTGGAAGAGATGAAGTTCTTGGCCCTCTTGGCTTGCTCCAACAGCTTGGTAGGGGGCATGCCTAGTAGCTCCATGACACAGGCTAGCTGATCCCCTTCGTCCTCCCCGGGGAACATGGGATATCCTGTCAACAGCTCAGACAGGATACAGCCAAATGACCACATGTCAATGGGGAGACCGTAGCGTGACCCCAGGATGACCTCGGGGGCGCGGTAGAAGCGGGACTGGATGTACGTGTAGACACGCTGGTGATGGAAACATGACGAACCAAAGTCTATcacctggagagggggagagagagagagagagagagagagagagagagagagggagggagagagagagagagggtgagagggagagggtgagagagggtgagagcgagagagagggagggagagagagggagagagagggtgagagagggtgagagagggtgagagagggtgagagagggagagagagggagagagagagagggtgagagagggagagagagggagagagagcgggagagggtgTTAGGTATCTGGTGATGGAAACATAACAAACCAAAGTCGATCACCTGGACGGAGAGCGACACAGAAATAGCGAGGCAAGGAGcaaatcctgtgtgtgtgtgtgtgtgtgtgtgtgttcctgtgtgtgtgtgtgtgttcctgtgtgtgtgtgtgtgtgtgtgtgtgtgtgtgtgtgtgtgtgtgtgtgtgtgtgtgttcctgtgtgtgtgtgtgtgttcctgtgtgtgttcctgtgtgtgtgtgtgtgtgtgttcctgtgtgtgtgtgtgtgtgtgtgtgtgtgtgtgtgttcctgtgtgtgtgtgtgtgtgtgtgttcctgtgtgtgtgtgtgtgttcctgtgtgtgtgtgtgtgtgtgtgtgtgtgtgtgtgtgtgtgtgtgtgtgtgtgtgtgtgtgtgttcctgtgcgtGTAGCCCTCCTCACCTTGATCCCACTCCGTCCCTGCTGTTTCAGCAGTATATTCTCCGGCTTCAGGTCACAGTGGATGATCCGGTGTCGGTTCAGAGCCTCCAGACACTGCAGGATGCTGTGGGCAAACTTCCTGACGAGCGGCAGACTGAAGCCCTGGAACTTATTCCTCTTGATCAGCTCATACAGGTTCATGCTGAGCAGTTCAAAGGTCATGCAGATGTGGTTTCTGAAGGTGAAGTGTTCTAGCATGTGGACGGCGTTCATGGTTCCGGAGCGGTCCTGCTTTCGGAGGTGCTCCAGGATCCGTATCTCCTCCTGCGCCTGGCGGTGGAAACGCTTCTCGTTACGGACCATCTTCAGCGCCAGGTGTTGCTGCAGCTTGTGGTCGTACACCTTCGCCACCTAGTCATCAGATCAATATATTTGTCAATAAGTCAGTTGTCCCATCGATACATCAATCAGTTGAATCAATCAAAAACCAACCAATAGGCTATTGTAGCACCTTGAGGGGactagggtcagggttaagggtcatgggttagggtcaggttgcATAAAACATCTTTCACTTGTTTCACTTGTATCAAACTCATTCCAAGGAGATCACTGTCTAGGTCTCAGtcaggaactcccctcacctggttgtccaggtctcagtaaggaattcccctcacctggttgtctaggtctcagtaaggaactcccctcacctggttgtctaggtctcagtaaggaactcccctcacctggttgtctaggtctcagtaaggacctcccctcacctggttgtctaggtctcagtaaggaactcccctcacctggttgtctaggtctcagtaaggaactcccctcacctggttgtctaggtctcagtaaggaactcccctcacctggttgtctaggtctcagtaagaaactcccctcacctggttgtctaggtctcagtaaggaactcccctcacctggttgtctaggtctcagtaagaaACTCCCCttacctggttgtccaggtctcagtaaggaactcccctcacctggttgtccaggtctcagtaaggaactcccctcacctggttgtccaggtctcagtaaggaactcccctcacctggttgtccaggtcttaattgaaaggaaaaacagaacagcagacactaggccctccatggaatgagtttgacgccTGTGCTTTAAGGAATCATTCCCCCaattgtttaaaggtcttgcttacATTTCCCTAGGTAAGAGCACAATTTATGGGTTTTACGGTAGTTTGAAGGCAAGTACGGCAGAAAGAGTCTCTGGTTACCATGGTCGTCTCAAGTCTCGCAAAACATAACTTCTACATTCAAGACAGGAGAAACGAATTGATTCAGAAGATTAAAAAACACTTTTCTTGTAGTTGCTTTTTCCTCAACTTGTTTTTATTCCTTTCTAGTACATGAAGCTAGCTCACAGAGTAGctatagctaactagccagctagctcaCAGAGTAGctatagctaactagccagctagctcaCAGAGTAGctatagctaactagccagctagctcaCAGAGTAGctatagctaactagccagctagctcacagagtagctaactagccagctagctcaCAGAGTAGctatagctaactagccagctagctcaCAGAGTAGctatagctaactagccagctagctcacagagtagctaactagccagctagctcaCAGAGTAGCTTAGGCCAACTAGCCAGCTAGCTCACAGAGTAGctatagctaactagccagctagctcaCAGAGTAGctatagctaactagccagctagctcaCAGAGTAGctatagctaactagccagctagctcacagagtagctaactagccagctagctcacagagtagctaactagccagctagctcacagagtagctaactagccagctagctcacagagtagctaactagccagctagctcacagagtagctaactagccagctagctcaCAGAGTAGCTTAGGCCAACTAGCCAGCTCGCTCACAGAGTAGctatagctaactagccagcatTGATAGTGCACCTTTCATTgtttagctaagtagctagctggtTGATATTTTCCTTTTGTAACCAGAACAGATGAAAGCAACATTCACCTCCACAAATGCAGTTCACATTGATATCCGTACTGAATGAGGCCGTTAAGGGACCTCAtgggccttttgccttttggtaggctgtcattgtaaataacaatttgattttaattgtagttacataaaggttaaataatacaACATTTTAAACGTTTCACTTAATTTAAAGGGGGAAATTTTCCTTAAAATGTTTTGTGCAACTAACTTAAAGTTAAGGAAACTATAAGAGAAAAGATGGAGGGGGAAATTAACCGGGTccaggggtcagaggttaaagTGTTACCTGTCCGAAGCTGCCCTTGCCGATGACTTTGAGGAACTCGTATCTGAAGGCCAGGTGATCGTGGGGTACATGGATGTACCCCCCTTGCTCGTCATCAAAACCCCCATTGTTGTTGCCCCCAGCAACTGCAGGACGCTTCTTAGCGTTGGGACCCAGGAAATACACCTGGTGGAACCATAATAATTATTAACAAATGAATCACAGAATTGTTTTAATGtaacaaaacacatttttgtgtgtgtgcgtgtgtctcagtgtgtgtgcgcatgcatgcatgtctcaggaggctgaagaaatttagcttggcacctaaaacttttacagatgcacaatcgtgagcatcctgtcgggctgtatcaccgcctggtacggcaactgctccgcccacaaccgtaaggctctccagagggtagtgaggtctgcataaCTCATCTAGGGGTCAGTCTGACcacaatcactggccactttaataatgtaacactagtcactttaataatgtttacatatcttgcattacccatctcatatgtatatactgtattatattctactgtatcttagtctatgccgctctgacattgctcatccatatatttatatattcttaattccattccttcacTTTAGATGCGTGTATTTTTGTGAAATAGTtaagatattacttgttagacattactgcactgttggagctagaaacacaagcatttcactacacacgtaataacatctgctaaatgtgtatgtgaccccaaaaatgtttttgaactgtaaagtttggtggaggaggaataatggtctggggctgtttttcatggttaggccccttagttccaacgaatggaaatcttaacgctacagcatacaatgacattctagacaattctgtacttccaactttgtggcaacaatttggggaaggccctttcctgtttcagcatgacaatgcccccgtgcacaaagcgaggtccatacagaaatggtttgtcgagatcggtgtggaagaacttgactgacctgcacagagccctgacctcaaccccatcgaacacctttgggatgaattggaacgccgactgcgagccaggcctaaccgcccaacatcagtgccagacctcacgaatgctctcgtggctgaatgggaagcaagtccccgcagcaatgttccaacatctagtggaaagccttcccagaagagcggaggctgttatagcagcaaacttcatattaatgcaaatggttttggaatgagatgttcgacaagcagggttccacatactgtatctaaaaATCAGGCAAAACCCCCTGTCAAAATTCTGACTGAAGCCTACAATGCATTTTCAGGTTCTGTTACGGGCCTCCGATTTTCACGTTATCATAGTCGACTGTTGCGGATGGGTTTTTAAAtcaggtgaacaaacagctgacgtGAACCACTAGTGCAGGTCTCTACGCtgacaggaagcatagaaacgtAGGACCACAATGAAAAATATTTCAGGTAACAAGACATTTTAAATGGTAGTAATGATGCAAAGACattcaaataaaaaactgaaatgtcacatttacataaatattcagaccttttactcagtacttggttgcagcacctttggcagcgattacagcctcgtgtcttcttgggtatgatgctacaagcttggcacacctgtatttggggagtttctcccattcttctctgcagatcctctcaagctctgtcaggttggatggagagcgttgctacacagttattttcaggtctctccagagatgttagatcaggttcaagtccgggttctggctgggccactcaaggacattcaagacttgtcccgaagccactcctgcgttgtcttggctgtgtgcttagggtcattgtcctgttggaaggtaaaccttcgccccagtctgaggtcctgagtgctctggagcaggttttcatcaaggatctctctgtactttgctccgttcatctttccctcgattctgactagtctctcagtccatgccgctaaaaaaacatccccacagcataatgctgccaccaccatgcttcaccgtagggatggtgccaggtttcctccagacgtgacacttggcattcagggcaaagagttgaatcttggtttcatcaggccagagaatcttgtttctcatggtctgagtcctttaggtgccttttggcaaactcagtgggctgtcatgtgccttttactgaggagtggcttccctctggccactctaccataaaggccagattggtggagtgctgcagagatggttgtccttctggaaggttctcccatctccacagaggatctctggagctctgtcagtgtgtccattaggttcttggtcacctttctgaccatggcccttctcccccgattgctcagtttgggcgggcggccagctctaggaagagtcttggtggttctaaacatcttccatttaagaatgatggaggccactgtgttcttggggaccttaaatgctgcagaattgttttggtacccttccccagatctgtgcctcaagacaatcctgtctcgaagctctacggacaattccttcgacctcatggcttggtttttgctctgacatgcactgtcaactatgggaccttatatagacaggtgtgtgcctttccaaccAATCAAGTTCAAGAAACAtatcaagtatgatcaatggaaacaggacactcctgagctcaacttcgagtctcatagcaaagggtctgaatactcacgtaaatacgtttaaaaaaaatgtatttaatacatttgcaaacatttctaaaaacctgttttcgctttgtcattaaggggtattgtatatagattgatgaggaaaatgttttatttaatccagtttagaataaggctgtaatgtaacaaaatatgggaaaagggaaggggtctgaatattttcagagTACAATGGTCACACTGTAGAGCCCTGGTGTGAATGTGTGCCCCAGCGTGTGCGagtcccactgtgtgtgtgtgtgtgtgtgtgtgtgtgtgtgtgtgtgtgtacctctgggTAGGAGTGTATCTCAGTCTGTTCCAGGATAGTAAGTTGTGAGCGGTACTGTCTGAGGGCCTGTTCAGGAGTCAGGGGCCCCACCAGTTTGCCCCCCCAGGGTCCGGTGCTCTCTGACGACCCTTTACTGGATCCCGTACTGTCTGCGCTGCGTTCTTTAGACAGTCCAGGCACCGATGCTGGTTTACCGGTTATCTGTCCGGCGGAGCGTTCTTTAGACAGTCCAGGCACCGATGCTGGTTTACCGGTGATCGGTCCGGCGGCGCTGTTGCCGTTGTGCGTTGTCGCGGTAACAGCATTGACCTTGCGGTTGTAGGTGGAGTCTTCGTACGGGTACTTGACCTTCAACTGAGCCCCGCTAACACTGATCTGGTCCCGCATCACACCTGGCTTATTCACctgggggagggagaagagagacagagttagagaggaggggggggagtggggagagaagcaGTGGAATAGGAACTAATTCCTGCCAGACGATGTTGTCCGGTAACAGGGTCAGGTGCAGTAAAGAAAGACTCATCAAAGCTgtagctggctcaaaacagagctgTAGCTGGCTCAAAACACAGCTgtagctggctcaaaacagagctgtaactggctcaaaacagagctgtagctggctcaaaacagagctgtagctggctcaaaacagagctgtagctggctcaaaacagagctgtagctggctcaaaacagagctgtagctggctcaaaacagacctgtagctggctcaaaacagacctgtagctggctcaaaacagacctgtagctggctcaaaacagacctgtagctggctcaaaacagacctgtagctggctcaaaacagagctgTAACTGGCTCAAAACAGACCTgtagctggctcaaaacagacctgtagctggctcaaaacagagcgGTTGTATTTTCGTAATGTACATTTTTCTTCCTGTTTGTGAGAAAATGTTTGTACTCGCGACACCCTGGTCTCAATTGAGCTACCCTGAATAAATAAAAGTGAATAAATAATATTATGGACAGCAGCATGAATGCCAGTCTTCCTGGTTGAGGAGAGACTGTCTTCTCTTCTAGTCTTTATTAGAAATATTACTGTaatgaaaattccaaattgtctgcataatcaaataacattcagctcagacacccatatataaaccacaagacatgccaccaggggtctcttcagacaCCCATATATAaaccacaagacatgccaccaggggtctcttcagacaCCCATATATAaaccacaagacatgccaccaggggtctcttcagacaCCCATATATAaaccacaagacatgccaccaggggtctcttcagacaccccatacataccccacaagacatgccaccaggggtctccctggtagccttccctgtggctcagttggtagagcatggtgtttgcaacgccagcatggtgtgtgcaacgccatggttgtgggttcgattcccacggggggccagtacaaaaaaaataaatgtatgaaattaaatgtatgcactcactcacTTACATGCACTaccatgtaagtcgctctggataagagtgtctgctaaatgactaaaatgtcaaatgtatgtCTCTTCAGACATACCCTACAAGACataccaccaggggtctcttcagacaccccatacataccctacaagacatgccaccaggggtctcttcacagtccccaagtacaTTAAGCCAATGCACAGTATTACACAGAGCCATGATCGCATGGAACTCCCATCTCCAATTATGACTACGGTCCTGGTAAAATGCTTTCAAGTTTTAGCAGGACTAGTTCTGTGTACAGGTTGGCGGCTGATTCTTGTTCTATACCAATTTTCCTTTCCCGCCGTCTTAATCAAGCCCTGAAGCTTGACTTGGTCCTGTGCTTGCATGTTTCCAGAGGAGCAagttatcagaccaaaggacactcttactgacagttgtggctgctttgtgtgatgtattattgtctctaccttcttgccctttgtgctgttgtctgtgcccaataatgtttgtaccatgttttgtgctgctaccatgttgtgttgctaccatgttgttgtcatgtttctaccatgttgttgtcatgttgtgttgctaccatgatgtgttgctaccatgttgttgccatgttttgttgctaccatgttctgtcatgttgtgtttctaccatgttgttttcatgttgtgttgctaccatgatgtgttgttaccatgttgttgccatgttttgttgctaccatgttctgtcatgttgtgtttctaccatgttgttttcatgttgtgttgctaccatgatgtgttgttaccatgttgttgtcTAAGCGCAGCTTAGAGGGACAGGGGGACGGGCGCGGCTTAGAGGGACAGGGGGACGGGCGCAGCTTAGAGGGACAGGGGGACGGGCGCAGCTTAGAGGGACAGGGGGACGGGCGCAGCttagagggacagggggaggggCGCAGCTTAGAGGGACAGGGGGACGGGCGCAGCTTAGAGGGACAGGGGGACGGGCGCAGCTTAGAGGGACAGGGGGGGACGGGCGCAGCTTAGAGGGACAGGGGGACGGGCGCAGCTTAGAGGGACAGGGGGACGGGCGCAGCTTAGAGGGACAGGGGGACGGGCGCAGCTTAGAGGGACAGGGGGACGGGCGCAGCTTAGAGGGACAGGGGGACGGGCGCAGCTTAGAGGGACAGGGGGACGGGCGCAGCTTAGAGGGACAGGGGGACGGGCGCAGCTTAGAGGGACAGGGGGACGGGCGCAGCTTAGAGGGACAGGGGGACGGGCTGCAGCTTAGAGGGACAGGGGGACGGGCGCAGCTTAGAGGGACAGGGGGACGGGCGCAGCTTAGAGGGACAGGGGGACGGGCGCAGCTTAGAGGGACAGGGGGACGGGCGCAGCTTAGAGGGACAGGGGGACGGGCGCAGCTTAGAGGGACAGGGGGACGGGCGCAGCTTAGAGGGACAGGGGGACGGGCGCAGCTTAGAGGGACAGGGGGACGGGCGCAGCTTAGAGGGACAGGGGGACGGGCGCAGCTTAGAGGGACAGGGGGACGGGCGCAGCttagagggacagggggaggggcgcagcttagagggacagggggacgggcgcagcttagagggacagggggacgggcgcagcttagagggacagggggaggggcgcagcttagagggaacatttgtTATGAGGTGGAAACACACTCCTGAAATACGCAATCCTTCCCCCCAGCTGAgaagtgagagagtgtgtgtgtgtgtgtgtgtgtgtgtggggggggggggggggcaggcgtgtgcgtgtgtgtggcaggtgtgtgtgtgtgtggcaggcgtgtgtgtgtggcaggcgtcagtgcgtgtgtgtgtgtgtgtgtgagccctgAATAGCTGTGGGTGTGCAGCAGCAGGCATTCCTCCTCAgctgaacacacagacagacagagagacacagagagacagacagacacagacagacagacagacagacagacagacagacagacagacagacagacagacagagagagacagacaaagagagagacagacaaagagagagacagacaaagagagagacagacaaagagagagacagacaaagagagagacagacaaagagagagacagacaaagagagagacagagagagagacacagacaaagagagacagagagagacacagacaaagagagagacagacaaagagagagacacagacagagacacagagagacagacagagagagacagagagacagggattgATCATTGgatgtcctccctctctctaattaTCTTGTCCTTCTCTGTTCCTCACCTTCTCGCTCATGTGCAAGACAAGAAAGAGTGTACAAACACACTGGTCTGCATGGGAGGAACAGAGGAATGGGAATTGagagtgcgtgagagagagacagggcataAGTATGCCATGTTGTAGCAGACGACTAGGACAGCGGGACCCTATTCTCTGTGCTCGTGGATTATAACCTGTCAGattggagaagggaagagaggagaagagaggggaaaaggagggtgagggagaggggaaaaggagggagagagatgaaggagagaggataaggagggagagaaagacggaggagagagaataaggagggagagaaagacggaggagagagaggataaggaggggagagaggataaggaggggagagagaggataaggaggggagagaggataaggaggggagagagagacggaggagagagaggataaggaggggagagaggataaggaggggagagagagagacggaggagagagaggataaggaggggagagagaggataaggaggggagagagaggataaggaggggagagagaggataaggaggggagagagagacggaggagagagaggataaggaggggagagagagacggaggagagagaggataaggaggggagagagagacggaggagagagaggataaggaggggagagaggataaggaggggagagagagacggaggagagagagaggataaggaggggagagagagacggaggagagagaggataaggaggggagagaggataaggaggggagagagagacgtaggagagagaggataaggaggggagagagacgg from Salmo trutta chromosome 16, fSalTru1.1, whole genome shotgun sequence includes these protein-coding regions:
- the dyrk3 gene encoding dual specificity tyrosine-phosphorylation-regulated kinase 3, with translation MMVLQRKAEGPITAARHGDGLYNSYMRTDHLLKEEADTHSPAGLPPIPKHTVNKPGVMRDQISVSGAQLKVKYPYEDSTYNRKVNAVTATTHNGNSAAGPITGKPASVPGLSKERSAGQITGKPASVPGLSKERSADSTGSSKGSSESTGPWGGKLVGPLTPEQALRQYRSQLTILEQTEIHSYPEVYFLGPNAKKRPAVAGGNNNGGFDDEQGGYIHVPHDHLAFRYEFLKVIGKGSFGQVAKVYDHKLQQHLALKMVRNEKRFHRQAQEEIRILEHLRKQDRSGTMNAVHMLEHFTFRNHICMTFELLSMNLYELIKRNKFQGFSLPLVRKFAHSILQCLEALNRHRIIHCDLKPENILLKQQGRSGIKVIDFGSSCFHHQRVYTYIQSRFYRAPEVILGSRYGLPIDMWSFGCILSELLTGYPMFPGEDEGDQLACVMELLGMPPTKLLEQAKRAKNFISSKGHPRYCGANTLPSGATVFTGSRSRRGKLRGPPASKEWSAALKGCEDLTFTDFIKRCLDWDPSSRLTPSQALRHPWLYRRLPKPLAPAAGEKKGATEHHSTSFPSILPAKGGSGAAANHNKLRANMMGDSAGSVPLRTVLPKLVS